Part of the Nitrospirota bacterium genome, GCCTGCCAATACCCGCGTTTTCTGATATATTTAGTATCGACTGTTCTTCATAACCCTATGACCGGGAGGTAACCATGCCATACGCAGCGAAGGATTACGCGAAGCTTGTCGGGATGCAGGGGTTCAGCGAAAACCTGCTCAAGAACCACTTTACCCTGTATCAGGGCTACGTGACCAACACGAACAAGGTGCTCGATGCTCTTGACCAGTATGCAAAGGACGGCAAGACGGCGACGCCCGAATTCGCCGAGCTCAAGAGAAGGCTTGGATGGGAGTTCAACGGCATGAGGCTGCACGAATATTACTTCGAGAACCTGGGCGGGAACGGGGCAGCCAGGGACGGCAAGGCTGTGAAGAAGATCGCCGAGAACTTCGGGAGCTACGAGACCTGGGAAAAGGATTTCAAGGCAACGGGTGCCATGCGCGGCATCGGCTGGGTCGCGCTCTATCAGGACACGACCGCGAACCGTCTGATCAACTTCTGGATCAACGAGCACGACGTCTCGCATCCTGCCGGATGCAACCCCCTCCTCATCATGGATGTTTTCGAACATGCCTTCATGCTCGACTACGGGCTGAAGCGCGCCGACTATATCGAGGCATTTTTCAAGAACGTGAACTGGACGGCCGTCGACGCACGGCTCAAGTAATACGCAACCGGACGGGAACGGCTCTTTTATCTCCACGCATGCCAAAGGAGGCAAGCATCCATGTCGAAGACCGAGCAGAACCTGAAGGACGCTTTTGCGGGCGAATCACAGGCGAATAGAAAATACCTCGCCTTTGCCAAGAAAGCGGAAGAAGAGGGATATTTCCAGGCGGCCAGGCTCTTCCGCGCCGCTGCCGCTGCGGAAACGATCCATGCCCATAACCACCTGCGCGAGCTCAAGGGCGTCAAGTCGACACGGGAGAATCTCCTGGAAGCCATCACCGGGGAATCCTACGAGTTCCAGAAGATGTATCCCCGCATGATCGACGACGCGGTGGCCGAGGGACAGCAGTTCGCGCTCCGCAGCTTCACCTTTGCGAACGAGGTGGAGAAGGTCCATGCAGCGCTCTACAAGAAGGCACTGGACAACCTTGAAAGCGCGGGCAGGAACAAGACGCTCGACTACTTCGTATGCACCGTGTGCGGCTACACCGCCGAGGGAGCGGCCCCGGATGAATGTCCTGTCTGCAAGGCGAGGAAGCAGGCATTCAGGAAGGCGGAATAGCTAATTGAAGATCGTCGCATTCAACGGCAGCCCCCGTCCCGGCGGCAATACCGCAATCCTGCTGAACGAGGCGCTGAAGCCCCTGCGCGAAGCGGGGCATGATCTTCAGGTTTACCCGCTCGCCACCATGACCATCAAGCCCTGCCAGGACTGCGGGGGCTGCACAGCGACCGGCGTCTGCATCCACAAGGACGAGATGGCGGAGGTCTTTGACGCGATCCGCTCGGCCGAGCGGATCGTGCTCGCCTCTCCCATTTTTTTCTCGAGCGTGAGCGCGCAGACAAAAGCGATGATAGACCGGTGCCAGGCCTTCTGGTGCGAGAAGTACCTGCTGAAGAAGGAGATCCCCGCCGGTCCGCGGGGGCGAAGGGGGCTGCTGCTGCTGGTCGGCGGAATGAAGAAGGAAGGCAGTGAGCGGTGCGCCGCGGAGACGTCAAAGGCCTTCTTCCGGACCGTGAGCGTGCCGGAGCATCGGGTTCTGTATTACTCCGGCATTGATGCCAAGGGTGACATCCTGAAGCATCCGGCAGCACTCGGGGAAGCCTATCAGGCAGGACAGGAACTGGGCCAGTAGTTACTGCGGGCGCAATACTTCAGCCACATGAGGGACTCTTCCATGAGTCCCTTTTTTATTGCGCTCATGCTGTCGTGTGCAGCGAGAGGAATCCGTCACGCTGACTCTCCCTGGATCCCGGGAGTTAACCCGGCGAAACGGAAGCGCGGAAACACGAAGACCAAGGCGTGCCCGCTCCGGGAACGGAACGAAAGGGCCGTTAGGCTCACGCGGCCTTGGTTTTGCGCGCGATCCCCTCTCCGCGCTTGATCAGGTTCAACGCGATGCCCGTGCCGCGCTTTGCCGTGTATCCGAACCAGATGTTGAGATAGCCCATCGGTTCAAGGTAGCGCGCGTTCTGGAGCGGCCCCGCGTCGATGGCGTCGAAGCCCATGCTCTCGATCAACGCATGCACCGTTTTCTTTGCCCCTTCATCATCGCCGCAGTAATAGGCGGCCGCGCGGACCCCGTTGCCGAAATCAGGTCCTTCCCGAAGCACCTGCGCAAAGATGGTATTGAAGGCCTTCACGACCCTGGCGCCGGGAAGCGACCTTGCCAGCTCCTCGGCAAAGGACGTCGTGAAGCCGACGGTCAGGCCGGAGAAATCGGGCTTGAGCGCATTCGCGATGTCGATGACGATCTTTCCCCTGAGATCTCCCGCGCTCCGGAGCGCTTCAACCTGCGATCCCGCCGGCGTGGCGGCTATGAGCAGGTCCACGCCCTTTCCGACTTCCGGCGGTGGAACAGCCTTTACCTTCGGTCCTATCTCTTTCGCGATCGTATCTGCTTTGGCGATGTCCTTGGCC contains:
- a CDS encoding rubrerythrin family protein; the protein is MSKTEQNLKDAFAGESQANRKYLAFAKKAEEEGYFQAARLFRAAAAAETIHAHNHLRELKGVKSTRENLLEAITGESYEFQKMYPRMIDDAVAEGQQFALRSFTFANEVEKVHAALYKKALDNLESAGRNKTLDYFVCTVCGYTAEGAAPDECPVCKARKQAFRKAE
- a CDS encoding Fe-Mn family superoxide dismutase, which encodes MPYAAKDYAKLVGMQGFSENLLKNHFTLYQGYVTNTNKVLDALDQYAKDGKTATPEFAELKRRLGWEFNGMRLHEYYFENLGGNGAARDGKAVKKIAENFGSYETWEKDFKATGAMRGIGWVALYQDTTANRLINFWINEHDVSHPAGCNPLLIMDVFEHAFMLDYGLKRADYIEAFFKNVNWTAVDARLK
- a CDS encoding flavodoxin family protein; translated protein: MKIVAFNGSPRPGGNTAILLNEALKPLREAGHDLQVYPLATMTIKPCQDCGGCTATGVCIHKDEMAEVFDAIRSAERIVLASPIFFSSVSAQTKAMIDRCQAFWCEKYLLKKEIPAGPRGRRGLLLLVGGMKKEGSERCAAETSKAFFRTVSVPEHRVLYYSGIDAKGDILKHPAALGEAYQAGQELGQ
- a CDS encoding NADPH-dependent F420 reductase, which encodes MKIGIIGSGNMGSGLARCIAAAGHDVLLTAKDIAKADTIAKEIGPKVKAVPPPEVGKGVDLLIAATPAGSQVEALRSAGDLRGKIVIDIANALKPDFSGLTVGFTTSFAEELARSLPGARVVKAFNTIFAQVLREGPDFGNGVRAAAYYCGDDEGAKKTVHALIESMGFDAIDAGPLQNARYLEPMGYLNIWFGYTAKRGTGIALNLIKRGEGIARKTKAA